CCCTGCCGCCCGAGGAGGTGGCGCGGATCGGCCTCGGCATGATCGCCGCCGTACGGGCCGCGCACGCCGCCGGTGTCCTGCACCGCGACATCAAGCCCGGCAACGTCCTGCTGGGCGCCGGGGGCCGGGTCGTCCTGACCGACTTCGGCATCGCGCAGACCGCCGGGACGTCGACGCTCACGCAGACCGGGGAGATGGTCGGCTCCATCGACTTCATGGCCCCGGAGCGGATCCGCGGCCAGAAGCCCGGCCCGTCCTCCGACCTGTGGTCGCTGGGCGCGACGCTGTACCAGGCGGTCGAGGGACGTCCGCCGTACCGCCGCGACACCCCCATGGAGACCGCGTACGCCATCGCCGTCGAGCCGTTCGAGCCGATGCGGCAGGCCGGTCCGCTGGAACCGCTCATCGAGATCCTGCTGTCCCGGAACCCCGAGGACCGGCCCACGGCGGAACAGACGGAACGAGCCCTGCGGGCCACCTGGTCCGGCGGGCCGACGGCCACGGTGCCGAGCGCCGTCGCCCAGGAGGGGCCGGTCGGCGACCCGGACACGGCACGGACGTCCCCGACGTCCCCGACCACGCCGACCCCGCCACCGCCACCGCCACCGGAAGCAGGCGTTCGGGGCCGCAAGCGGGCCTCGCGCGTCCTCGTGCCGGTGGCGACCGTCCTGGCCGCGGCGGCCGTGGGCGGCACCCTCTACGTCACGTCGAACGACGACCGCACGCCGGACGCCCGGCGGACCGGCGCCGCCTCCAGCGCACCGGCGGCCACGCCCTCGCCCGTCCCCGACGGCTACCGCCTGGTCCATGCCAAGCAACTCGGCGTCTCCTTCCCCGTGCCGGACGGCTGGAAGCAGAAGCAGGCCACGGGCGACGGAGTCACGTATGTCGACCCGACCGGCCTGGCCAGCATCGCCATCGGCATGGTCGACCCCGCCGGCTCGCACCCCGTGGAGCACTTCAAGGACATCGAGGCGAACACCAAGGTCAACTACCCGACGACGTACCGCAGGCTCCGCATGCAGAAGACGACGTTCCGGGACCAGCCGGCCGCGGTGTGGGAGTTCACCTTCCACGGCCGCGCCCGCGCCTTCCGCGCCATCGACCTCGGCTACGGCCCCGCGGGCGGCCGGGAGTACGACATCTACGTATCGGCCCCGGACGCCCGATGGGACACCTACCGCCCCGTCTTCAACGCCGTGCGGGACGGGTTCACCGGCTAGTGCTGTGACCGGGTAGACACCTCGGGCTTCTGAGCCGTCGAGCGAGGCCGCCCCGGGACCGCGAGACACGGCGGGTGATCAGCTGCCCGGCCTGGGAGACGCCGACCCCGAGGTCTGCGGACCCTTGGCGACTGACCGTTCGGGGCGGCGCCATAAGTCTCGAACTATCCCGTCACGTTCCCCGCCTGGGAAGCGTGCCCGCCACTACCCGCAGGCTCACTCATGCGCGCCAGAACACGCTCACGTGCCGTCGAACGACACCTGTTCACAACCCCCCGTACAGCAGCCGCACCGCCACGTCACCGGGCTCGATCGCCACGACGGCGGTGTGCAGCCGGGTGCCCTTACGGCCCTTGAGGTTCTTCACCAGCGCGGTGGTGGCGTCCTGGAGCGCCAGGTCGAAGGTGGTGTGCACGGTGTAGCCGCCGCGCGCCAGCTGGTCCTCGGTGATGCCGAGCCGGTCGGCGGCCTCCTCCGCGGCCACGTTTCCCCGGCTGACCGGCCAGCTCACCGCGTGCACCGGGGATCGCCGGAACGGCGAAGTCGGAGATGGCCCGGGAGCTGACCGGCAGGGTCGAGGGGGCGTCGTACTGGGAGATCCTCCTGTCGAAGTTCACCGCGCCGACAAGGATGTTCGGCCCCATCGACGTCGCCGCGCTGGCCCGGGGTGAGTACCGGCAGGTCTACGACGGCCGCGCCACGACCGCGCACATCGCGTTCATCGACGAGATCTTCAAGTGCTCCACGGCGGCGCTGAACGAGACGCTGGGCTACCTCAACGAGCGGATCCACCACCCCGAGAGCGGCGGCGAGCCGATCCGCTGCCCCCTGATCGGAGCCATCACGGCCAGCAACGAACCGCCCAGCGCGGAGGATCTTCCGCTTCCCGGCCGGCCCGGCCGACCCGCCGACATCACCCGGACCCTCGACTTCGCGGAGACCTTCCTGGGCGGCGGCACCAGCTACCAGCGCCCCCTGACAGCCGCCTCGGAACTCCTGCGGGACGAGTTCAACGACGCCACCCGCACACGCGGCGACATCGTGATCCTCACCGACGACGACTGCGGCGTCACCGAGCAGTGGATGCGCGACTGGAACGACGCCAAGCACCTCCTGGACTTCCGCCTCTTCGGCATAGCCGTCGGCACCCCACGCGTCGCCGCATCCGACTCCGCCCTGCACGCCCGCTGCGACAACCTCCGCTCCATCGACGACCTCACCGACGTCCACGCCGCCGCGGATCTCTTCCGCGTGATCCGACCCGACTGCGACACGGCATCCAGGTCAAGATCCTTGCTGTGATGAGTCCTTACGAGAGCCTGACGCGGCCGCGAAACCGCTCTCCCCCGTTCGCCCCACGGGCAACTCTGGTCCCGTCCGCCGCCGGCCCGCGGTGGCGGCCCGAGCTCCGAGGAGCGGCACATGAGCAGGCACACCAGGCGCAGGTCCCCGCTGCAGGTCCGGCTGTGGACGGCCGGGGCCGGCATCGTCGCCGCCGCGGCGGCGGTCGCGACGGTGACCGTCGCCTCGGCGGGCGAGCCCGGCGGTCGGGCCGCGCAGCCGGTGAAGGCCGGGGCGGACCACGCCGTGTTCGTCCAGGGCAACGAACTCGACGGCAACACCATCCACGCCTTCAAGCGCGGCAAGGACGGCACGCTGAGCGCCGCCGGCCGCTACGCCACCGGCGGCAAGGGCGGCGACCAGGTCGACGCCCCCACCGACTCCCTCGCCTCACAGGGCTCCCTGGTCTACGACGAGAAGTCGGGACTGCTGCTGGCGGTCAACGCGGGCAGCGGCACCGTGACCTCCTTCCAGGTCCAGGGGCAGAAGCTGACGCGCCGCCAGGTGGTCGACTCCGGCGGCGACTTCCCGGCGTCCATCGCTGTGCACGGGAACCTCGCCTACGTCATGAACGCGGGCGGCGCCGGCAGTGTCCAGGGCTTCCGGATCACTGCCAGGGGACTGAAGCCACTGCGCGACGCGCACCGCTCCCTGGGCCTGGACAACGACAAGGTCCCGCTGTTCTCCAGCTCGCCCGGCCAGGTCGCCTTCACCCCGGACGGGCGGGCCCTGGCCGTGACCACGAAGTCCGCGGGCACCATCGAGGTCTTCCCGATACGCCGCGACGGTCGCCCCGCACCCCGGCCGGTCGTCAACGACTCCGCCGGGGGCGTGCCGTTCGCGATCACCTTCGGCAACGGCGGCCGGATGCTGGTGGCCGAGGCCGAGAAGTCGACGGTCAGCACGTACAAGGTGCGCGCCGACGGCCACCTCAAGGTGGTCCAGCGACCGCTGGCCAACGGCCAGGACACGCTGTGCTGGCTGGAACGCGCCGGCGACTTCTTCTACGGCGGCAACACCGGCAACTCCACCGTCACCGGCTACCGCACCGACGCCCGCGGCCGGCTCGCGCTCACCAACGACGTCGGCATTGCCACGCCCCCGTCGGCCAAGTCCCAGGGCGTCATCGACCTGGCGGTGACACAGGACGAGAAGTTCCTCTACGTGCAGAACGCCGTCTCCGGCACGGTCGACGGCTTCCGCATCGGCAGGAACGGCTCCCTCACCAAGGTCACCACCGCCACCGGACTGCCCGCCTTCGCCGAGTCCGGCATGGAGGGCATCGCCGCGGTGTAAGGGAAAGCGGCCACCGCGGCGCGGACGCCCCGGACACCTCGTCCGGGGCGTTCACCCCCGCGGGCTCCCCAACAACTCTCTAGGCAGCTGACCTGGGGGGAAGATGAGTGTCGCGCCCGCGTTGCCTGCGGGCCACGTGATCAACCGGAACTGTCGGGTGCTTGGTGCCCGGCACGGCGGCGGTACTCGGCGTTGATGCGCTGCGCTTCCTCAAGCTGGTCCTCAAGGATGACGATGCGGCAAGCGGCCTCGATCGGGGTGCCCTTGTCGACGAGTTCGCGGGCGCGCGCGGCGATCCGGAGTTGGTAGCGGGAGTACCGGCGGTGTCCGCCCTCCGAGCGCAGCGGAGTGATCAGACGAGCCTCACCGATGGCTCGTAGGAATGCCGGGGTGGTGCCGAGCATCTCGGCGGCCCGCCCCATCGTGTAGGCGGGGTAGTCGTCGTCGTCCAGACGACCACTGAGAGGGGTATCTGCTGTCATGTCACCTCGTAGTGCAACGCGTCGAGGGGCCCCGATGCCGTACGGCACCAGGGCCCCGAAGGAAATTCAACACCATCTGTCGGCCCTCATGCTCTGCCGACCTTCTGTTTCCGCTACCAGCCCTGCAGAAGGGAGTGCGGGGATCGCGGCTGCGTGACCGGGGACCACCTTCCAATCCGGAGTCTTGCGGTACCCGGCCCAGTGCTGCTCGGGCCGGGCGATCCTGATGGCGTCTGCTCCTCCGTCCTTCCTCTGAACACTCTGAACAACCACTTGCAACCCGCCAGTTCGTGTCTGCCGGGCCTCACTTGACCTTGTCTACGGGAAAAAGGCTAACCGCGTCAGAGTTCAATGTCTACTCTGACAAGAGTAGATTTCAGCTGTCTGGGGGACCAGATCGCCAGGAGAACGGACGGCAAGACAGCGGTGAGGGCCCTGCCGACGCGCGTCGGCAGGGCCCTCACCGGGATCCTGATGGCGGTTTCCCGCCCGTTGTCATACGTCTCTCATACGTCCATGGATGCTGCGGAGCCGAGCAGTGCCGACGCGGTCTGGAGCGCAGTGGGGACACGCACGGGCGCGGCCTCGAGGCGGGCGTGGCAGGTGAAGCCGAGGCCGGTCATGGCCCGGACGACTTCGCCGCCGGTGAAGTCGCGGCGGTCCTGCCGGGTGATGACCTCGCCCACCTGCTTGACGGGGTAGCGACGGCGGCCGATGGTCACGGACTCGCCCGTGATGAGCTCGGGCGTGACGCCCGACATGGAGGCCAGCACTCCGCTCTTGGTCAGGTCGAACGGGTACCGGGCGATGACACAGCGCATGATGCCCCACAGGGAGAAGGAGTACGGAGTGATCGCGGCAGGTCGATCAGCGGGAGAGGGCGAGGACGTCCTGTAGACGGATCCGGTCCGTGTACGTGGAACTGTCGCGGTGAGCGACGAGTTCGGCCCGGGTGACCGAGCCCGTGCACTGGTCGTCCCCGTCGCACAGGACGAGGAACTCGACACGAGCACTGGCCATGACGGACAGGGCGACCTCGACGGTCATGTCGTCCCGGACCCGGGGTCCGGACGCGTCCATGTCTTCGACCACGGCGGCCACGGCGGCCATGGGGGAGGAATCCACCCGCAGTTGCTGTGCCTGGACCGGTGTCAAATGCTGCCTCCGTCGGAGATGGGTGAACGTTCCAGGTCGAGGCACTACGCCGCCGGACGGAAGGCGGACGGCTGCTGCGTCCTGCGCCGCCCCGCCTCACCGGCGGTGCGCCCCCGGGCGGGACGGCCGCGGCGGCCTCGGGACGAGGGAGCGGCGGAAGAGGCGCCGCGGCCGGGACGTGCCGCAGGCGGTGCGGTGATGACGACCGGGACACCGGAAGGGGCCTGGGCGCCGGTGATGCGGCTCAGTTCCGCTTCACCCGAACGTACCGAGGTGATCTGCGGGGTGATGGCGGCCGAAGCCATCAGCCGGCTCATGCCACGGCGCTGGCCGGGTGTCACGAGGCTGACGACGCTGCCGGACTCGCCGGCGCGGGCGGTACGGCCGCCGCGGTGCAGGTAGTCCTTGTGGTCGCTCGGCGGATCCACGTTGACGACCAGGTCGAGGTTGTCGACGTGGATGCCACGGGCCGCGACGTTGGTCGCCACCAGGACCGTCACATGTCCGGTCTTGAACTGGGCGAGGGTCCGGGTGCGCTGGGGCTGGGACTTGCCACCGTGCAGAGCCGCGGCGCGGACGCCGCTGTTCAGCAGGTGCTTCGTCAGCCGGTCCACGGCGTGCTTGGTGTCCAGGAACATGAGCACCCGGCCGTCTCGCGCCGCGATCTCGGTGGTCGTCTGGTACTTGTCCGCTTCGTGCACGTGGAGCACGTGGTGCTCCATCGTGGTGACCGCACCCGCCGACGGGTCGACGGAGTGGACCACCGGGTCGGCCAGGTAGCGGCGGACCAGCCGGTCGACGTTGCGGTCCAGGGTGGCGGAGAACAGCATCCGCTGCCCTTCGGGGCGCACCTGGTCGAGCAGGGCGGTGACCTGGGGCATGAAGCCCATGTCGGCCATCTGGTCGGCCTCGTCGAGGACGGTGATGGCGACGGCGTCCAGTCGGCAGTCGCCCCGGTCGATGAGGTCCTTGAGCCGCCCCGGCGTCGCGACGACGACCTCCGCGCCGGCGCGGAGCGCACCGGCCTGCCTGCCGATGGACATCCCGCCGACCACGGTCGCCAGCCGCAGCTGCACGGAGCGGGCGTACGGGGTGAGCGCGTCGGTCACCTGCTGGGCCAGCTCGCGGGTGGGGACGAGGACCAGGGCGAGCGGCTGCCGCGGCTGCGCGCGCCGGCCCGCGGTACGGGCCAGCACCGCGAGGCCGAAGGCGAGGGTCTTGCCCGACCCGGTACGGCCGCGGCCGAGCACGTCACGTCCGGCGAGGGAGTTCGGCAGGGTCGCCCCCTGGATCGGGAACGGTATGGTCACGCCCTCGTGGCCGAGCGCGGCCAGCAGCGGCGCCGGCATGGCAAGGTCGGCGAACGACTCGACGGCGGGCAGCGCGGGTGTGATCGTCACGGGCAGTGCGAACTCGCCCTGGGGTGCGGCCTGTCGGCGGTCGTAACCGGTGGAACGCCGCGAAGCTCCCGAGCGGGTGGCGGCGGTACCCCGGGAGCGGTCGTAGGTACGGGTCGTGCGGGTGGTGCGTGCGCGGTTCAAGCGGAACCTTCCTCGATGTGAGCACGTAGGCACGTAGCAAGGAATTTCCGCAGCAAAATGAACGGCGCAGAGAATCGCGAGAACGAGCCGGAGATGATGGGCGCCGAGTCGGATCGACGGGGAATGCATCACGTTCGGTGATGCGGTGGGGCCTTCCCGTCGCGCGCCTTGAAAAGCAGCGAGCTGGGGCCCGCACCCCAAGGTGCGGGCCCCAGCTGCGAAGTATGCGTTGCTGCGGGTGTCAGGCGGGAACGATGTTCTCGGCCGTCGGGCCCTTCTGGCCCTGCGCGATGTCGAACGACACCTTCTGGCCTTCCTGCAGCTCGCGGAAGCCCTGGGCGGCGATGTTCGAGTAGTGGGCGAAGACGTCGGCGCCGCCGCCGTCCTGCTCGATGAAGCCGAAGCCCTTTTCCGCGTTGAACCACTTCACGGTGCCAGTAGCCATGTCATTTCTCCTTCGGAGACGATGTTCGGAATCCGCACTGTGCGAATTCCGCGTCGCCGTGCTGATTACCCCGTCGGAAAATGAACCTTCTGGCAACCACACCTGCAACTGAGATCGACATTAGCATGGTGCGAGCGGCCCTGCGAGGTCGATAAATTCCGCCGTGGTCGGCGGTCGAGGAATAATCGCCGTGCACCGCACCTATTTCTTACTTCACGGCTACAGATATTGCTCCGCGCGGATGCAGTCTTTCTGCCGGGTGCGGCCGACCACAGCTCCGTGACCTCGGTCGATGAGCCTTGCGCCGCTGCCGTCGCCCTCAACGGAGGGGACAACGGCGAACGCGCCGAGACCCCGCAATCGCAATAAAGGTCACATCGGCCGGACGCCGGCGGTCCAGGTGATGTGCGGGGGCTCCACGCGTGCGCACAGAGGACCGCCCTGGGCGTCGGTCAGGCCGAGGCGTCCGACCAGCAGCCCGTCGCGTGCGGCGGCGGTGAGTACGTCGGCGGGGATGACATCGAGCATGAGCTTGGCGCGGCG
This genomic window from Streptomyces sp. DG2A-72 contains:
- a CDS encoding cold-shock protein, with amino-acid sequence MATGTVKWFNAEKGFGFIEQDGGGADVFAHYSNIAAQGFRELQEGQKVSFDIAQGQKGPTAENIVPA
- a CDS encoding beta-propeller fold lactonase family protein, encoding MSRHTRRRSPLQVRLWTAGAGIVAAAAAVATVTVASAGEPGGRAAQPVKAGADHAVFVQGNELDGNTIHAFKRGKDGTLSAAGRYATGGKGGDQVDAPTDSLASQGSLVYDEKSGLLLAVNAGSGTVTSFQVQGQKLTRRQVVDSGGDFPASIAVHGNLAYVMNAGGAGSVQGFRITARGLKPLRDAHRSLGLDNDKVPLFSSSPGQVAFTPDGRALAVTTKSAGTIEVFPIRRDGRPAPRPVVNDSAGGVPFAITFGNGGRMLVAEAEKSTVSTYKVRADGHLKVVQRPLANGQDTLCWLERAGDFFYGGNTGNSTVTGYRTDARGRLALTNDVGIATPPSAKSQGVIDLAVTQDEKFLYVQNAVSGTVDGFRIGRNGSLTKVTTATGLPAFAESGMEGIAAV
- a CDS encoding MerR family transcriptional regulator — translated: MTADTPLSGRLDDDDYPAYTMGRAAEMLGTTPAFLRAIGEARLITPLRSEGGHRRYSRYQLRIAARARELVDKGTPIEAACRIVILEDQLEEAQRINAEYRRRAGHQAPDSSG
- a CDS encoding DEAD/DEAH box helicase, whose translation is MNRARTTRTTRTYDRSRGTAATRSGASRRSTGYDRRQAAPQGEFALPVTITPALPAVESFADLAMPAPLLAALGHEGVTIPFPIQGATLPNSLAGRDVLGRGRTGSGKTLAFGLAVLARTAGRRAQPRQPLALVLVPTRELAQQVTDALTPYARSVQLRLATVVGGMSIGRQAGALRAGAEVVVATPGRLKDLIDRGDCRLDAVAITVLDEADQMADMGFMPQVTALLDQVRPEGQRMLFSATLDRNVDRLVRRYLADPVVHSVDPSAGAVTTMEHHVLHVHEADKYQTTTEIAARDGRVLMFLDTKHAVDRLTKHLLNSGVRAAALHGGKSQPQRTRTLAQFKTGHVTVLVATNVAARGIHVDNLDLVVNVDPPSDHKDYLHRGGRTARAGESGSVVSLVTPGQRRGMSRLMASAAITPQITSVRSGEAELSRITGAQAPSGVPVVITAPPAARPGRGASSAAPSSRGRRGRPARGRTAGEAGRRRTQQPSAFRPAA
- a CDS encoding serine/threonine-protein kinase, translating into MSDEGRLVAGRYRLVERIGRGGMGTVWRAEDEVLARQVALKQLHTQPQLSDAEVATLYERTRREARSAARVVHPNVVVVHDVVEDDGRPCIVMEYVPAPTLGDILKGGRTLPPEEVARIGLGMIAAVRAAHAAGVLHRDIKPGNVLLGAGGRVVLTDFGIAQTAGTSTLTQTGEMVGSIDFMAPERIRGQKPGPSSDLWSLGATLYQAVEGRPPYRRDTPMETAYAIAVEPFEPMRQAGPLEPLIEILLSRNPEDRPTAEQTERALRATWSGGPTATVPSAVAQEGPVGDPDTARTSPTSPTTPTPPPPPPPEAGVRGRKRASRVLVPVATVLAAAAVGGTLYVTSNDDRTPDARRTGAASSAPAATPSPVPDGYRLVHAKQLGVSFPVPDGWKQKQATGDGVTYVDPTGLASIAIGMVDPAGSHPVEHFKDIEANTKVNYPTTYRRLRMQKTTFRDQPAAVWEFTFHGRARAFRAIDLGYGPAGGREYDIYVSAPDARWDTYRPVFNAVRDGFTG
- a CDS encoding SCO5918 family protein, producing the protein MRCVIARYPFDLTKSGVLASMSGVTPELITGESVTIGRRRYPVKQVGEVITRQDRRDFTGGEVVRAMTGLGFTCHARLEAAPVRVPTALQTASALLGSAASMDV